The genomic stretch catTTAATGTTACACATTTAATTATGTTACACATTTAATGTAAGCAATACATGAGTGTCATCAACACAACATATGTTCCTGCAGTTGGCACGTGGGACACAAACATGTTCTCTGACTCCATGAGTTGTTATTCCCGCTTGATGAATTTTCTCAGTTGGaaacgtttttattttattttattaatccaACACCAAATTACCCTTTTGTTCCTCGGATGTTCGGAGTTCCCAATTTTGGGAGTTGTTCTTCATCGTCAGTGTGTTCACAAACTTTAAGTTGTACTGTTGACAGCATGTACCCTATATATGACGTGTTTCATACCGCAGAATTAATTCAAGTCCCATGATTCTGTGTAGGAGAACTAATGGCTCCCATCATTTACCCTATTACACATTACATGCAAGCTACAGTTGACATCCAATACATGAACtcagaaaaagttgttttttttgcgtgATATGACTTCTCGTTCATCAACTTGACTAGTCAGGTACCAAAAGTTTGTTAAGATTTGAGGTGACGTTTTAAAATAGTACAAGACCTTGGACACCCTTTCATCTTGTTTCTTTGAGATAAAGGATGTCACGCGGCTGGTTTTCTCACAAACAAATTCATCCCTTCACTTAGCTTTTTGCTTTAGCATGTGTAGTAAGTCTTGTATAAACAGGATGCGAATTAAGTGTAAGCCACACACACTCTATTGTTCAAATATGTCCCTTTTTTGGTGTTTGTCAAGGTGATCTGCAAGTCGGATGCCCCGACAGGAGATGTGCTACTGGATGAGGCCTTGAAGCATGTGAAAGAAACCCAGCCTCCAGAGACTGTGCAGAGCTGGATAGAGCTGCTGAGTGGTGAGATTAGCTTTTCAGAGTTTGCCTACTTAGCCATGCATTGTTTGACCTGTTGGACTTGTAAGTGACACACTCCTTTTGTTCAACATCTGATAACAACTTCATCTGCTCACATTTCCATGCTATTGTCATATTGTATGGATGTAAGCAGCGAACCAGTTTTGATTAGATactaattaaaatgattaagactgtgtttcagtgtgtacTTGATGGCCTAAAAAGGATCTCATGTTTGCCTTCAGGAGAGACCTGGAATCCCCTCAAGCTACATTACCAGCTGAGAAATGTAAGAGAACGTCTGGCGAAAAATCTGGTAGAGAAAGGTGTCCTCACCACGGAGAAACAGAACTTCCTGCTCTTCGACATGACAACACATCCGCTCACCAACAGTACCATTAAACAGGTAAGGAGTGGGCATTTTCAGCTTTATAAGTAAGAGTATAAAACCGTCTCAGCCTAGTGTACCTAAAAAATTACTAATACCATTATCCAAAGTCTGCAAACATGAGGGTCACAGCCTCAGCTTTACCTGTCTGTGATTTTGACCTGGACATGCACAGTAACAGCTACATTGAATTCTGATATAGTCCAACTGAAATGAAAGGACATGTGTAGTCTGCTACagctaatatatatatatatatatatatatatatgagaaaTGTATGTTTAATAGTTTTTTACTTTCACAATGGAAGCATTGCCCTGCCAGAGagttattgttttattcatgtaGCTGAGAGCTTATCATACAGCCAATGATAAGAAAAGGTCATAAcatcttttattattttgcatCTCAGTTAGTTGAATGAACCCCCTAACAAACATTCAGTGGTGTAAACATTTAGTGTTCATGTAAAAGAGCTAGCTAGCTTTAGAACATTGATTATCTTATTCAATTATATGTAAATACcacagtcaaacacagacacaccctcCAACTGCCACAGAAAGAggatatgagatgagatgagattcaactttattgtcattacacatatacaagtatagagtaacgaaatgaggtttggcatctcaccagaagtgcaaataagcagaaagtgcaagagtctgtgctatgtacagtaattacaaaatttacagatgtagactaaaaaaagtgaattattaggtatatatggatggctggattaatgggatgctataaatataaataaatgctataaatataagtgtattcttaggattataatatacagattaaggtgcagtgagcatgctatactagtttacagataatataaagaatatggacatatgaGCTGATAACCAAGCTATACATTTGCCTTCACATTAGTTTAAGTGCAAAAGGGAGAAATAGATGTCATTCAAATTAATGGCCTAAGTGGTACTGCTTAAtggatcagaaaaaaaaagtgatttttgaGCACAACAATACTTATTAatactaatttaaaaaatattttatcaaATTCTTTTAGCTTTGGTGTTGTTTATCCTTTGTTTTAACATAAAGCTTCAACGAGGAGATAACCCTCTTATGTCAGCATAACGACAGGTTAGCATTAGCTACAACAAGATATATAGCATTTAAGTGAGTATTAGGGCAGCTGGTTGGAAGATGTTTTACCTTTTGAATGGAGCTAcgctatcttttttttaatgctaaacTACGCTAATTATCTGCTGACacgtgttgtttttattctacTTCTTTCACTTAGATCGGTGCATTTGATATATTCCATGTATACAAAACACGATTGTTGATGTGAATTTTCCACAGCGCCTCGTCAAGAAAGTCCAGGACTCCGTCTTGGAGAAGTGGGTCAACGATCCCAACCGCATGGACAAGCGCATTCTGGCCCTGATCCTTCTGGCTCACTCATCCGACGTCCTCGAGAACGCCTTTGCCCCCCTCCAAGACGAACAGTACGACCTGGGTATGAAGAGAGTCCACACTCTACTGGAGCTGGAGCCCGAGAAGGAGAGCGCCAAGCCCAACGCTAACGAACTCATGTGGGCCGTGGTGGCGGCGTTTactaaatgaaaacatctgATTTGTTGGACTGAAAGATCTGGCTATGGTCTGTGTTATTTAATCGGTTGAAGGACTTCAGTTAATGAGACAGACTTCACTCTAATGAGACAATCTATTTTTGGATGGGGAGCCTGTTTGTACATCTATCTTGATGACTTATTTTGGTGGTAGTCCATATTAACGCAGTGGAATCTGATCGGTGGTGGGCTTCACCAAGTAACATTTGGCTGGTTGGAGCGAtctcttaattaaaaaaaataaataaaagacttgACTTCTATCCTAAGGGGAAAAACCGGCCGCTGGCATCGATATACATGTAAACATCGATGTTACAAACAGATGGTCTTCTGTTCATGTGCACAACTTCAAAGAACAAAGCtggttgcagcagcagcagtcgtGGATATGAAGATTTCTGACTGGGGCCAAGTTTCCCTTCAACAATAAGGAAACCTCTCTCCATCACTACAAGAACAGGCCAGAATCCCGTGCTGGTCTCCATACTGTCCCCTCGCGCTTATGCAAGGTTACACCATAGCAAATCACACGGCTAACAATGCTCTTTGTACTCTGCTTTCTCCTTTTCATTCCCACATGTATTGGGACTACAAACATGGTGTTACTGTAAGAATAGATTACCTGATGTGTCTAGATTCAGTCTGCCTTCTCCTTTTTCCCTCATtttgaggaggaaagagagaacgCAAACTTGCACAACTTTGTTTGCTGGGTAATTTGGGCCTTTCTATCTCTTTCCCAGATGAAGACTTAAACCTTTAgtctaaccttttttttttttttttttttttttttttgcaaagggTCCATTCTGCTATTTATGGACTGAGACCAGTCTTCCATTTGTATTTATGTTGCTTATCGATGCTTGGAGTAGATGCCATTTATCAACTATTTTGCACAGTCAGTAGCCCTGTAGATAGGTCGTAGATCATAGTTAGCaaacatggttaaaaaaagatctcacTTATTTTGTCTACAGCTATTGAGCTTTATGGTATCTTGAAATCATTCCTCtggatatatatttaaaaaaaaaagcttctacTCATATTTTTATGGTTGAGTTCTTATGTAAAGATGCAGGAAAAGCAGCAGCTGTTGAGATGGTTCTTCTTATGATGAGCTGAGAAATGTTAGCCACAAGGGCTAGTTTGAGTTCAGAAAAGTGTCTAGTAacccaaatttaaaaaaagtacagtTCCCTACTTAATACTAGTTGTATTTTAAGTAGCCATGCAGGTGGTTTtggtttaatttagtttttgagAAGTGTCAGAGagatgtatttaattttttagagGCTCATCAGCTCTCCATGGAGTTCCTGTGATTAACCCAAACGGTTTcctttcaatgtttttatttggaacTACTTTTTTGTTGAAGTTATCACCCCTATGAAAGCCGAATGAATCACTAGGGGAGACAATATTTTGTGAAATGTGGGTGAATTAACGCCTTAAGTTTACCTTTTGCAATATTTGTCCCTGTTTGTATGTCATGTCAAAACAAGATGTTATCCCAATCtcacatgttttattgtttcatcCATGCAGACTATCAGAGGGGTTACTTGTGCCCCGGATGAATCCTCTGATAAAGACTGAAACTGTTCTACAACATGCAATCTGTTGGATATAAAAGCAGGATTGTTATTGTCTTTCTGGTCTGATGAGTGTGATCTTTGTATGCAGTTACATTATCTATGGTTTCACGGCATACGTATagttctgtctctcttttctgcCTACAAAATACCAATGGGAATGAAGAAGTGTTGAGATGTTTACAGCAGAGAAACCATGCATGCTATTGGTGGAGGGCCGGGTACTTGTGGATGTAGCTACAGAGAAAAGGCTTGTATGTAATTATTAGTCATTTTATGTGTACGATCTAAAGGAATTTAAAGAAAGGGATCTTCTCTATCCTCTATAATTATGTATGCTTTTGTATTACCACACAAAATAAAGTAAGGATCCTTTAAGTGCCTGAATTTAGCACTGCTTTGCTCCTGTTTTTATTCAGTATATCATTCAGAACGTACTGCATCTGTCTCGTATATGGTTTTCTTCTAGTGAATTTATTAAATAATCCCATACGCCATATAATATCATAAAAACCCCTCGTGCGTAGTCCCCTGTCTTTATATCTGATTGATCTGGAATGACTGCCAGGTGCATCAATTCACTTGAAactcaaaaaacatttcacatttccaGTTTCTGAAGTCAAAGGATTTGCTTTTATCAAAAATATTATtagtaattattattattacactgTAAACTGAAAAGGTTTATCTTTTAGTCATGATTAACAAAAAAATGCGAGGACATTGACTCTGGGGTCTGAGAGTTATGAAGGCTGCGCTTGTGAAAGGATTAGTCGGAAAGATAGGCaaccaataaaaataataatttgaattTTGGGAATTAAGTAGGGACGTTTGATGGGAATCAGTATTGATAGTTTAATGGCTGACTTCAACCTATTGCAGTTATTAAATGTCAGAATATATATCGGCATTCGTATGCGTTGGCTGAAAGTGAAGGAAAATATCTCAGGGTAAACAGCAAAGAAGCTCTCGGATCATTTGTCctgaattcattttaaacattgctgtgaCAAGAAAGAAGCCTTGAATGATACTCTAGGTTATTTGCAACAATGGCAGAGGAAGACaacatcattttaatttaccATCCATAATGCAGGAGCTCTAAGATTGATTAAATAATTCATCTTTGCTCACAACAGCTCAGCCTTTCTTTCCCTTCATTTGaactttcttttaaaacacacacgTGAAATGATCAGTTATATTATTGGTTTTGCCATGAGAAGCAAGAAATAGTTGATGGAAACATttgcttatttgtttgtttgacgGTTTTCCTCCCTGAATTTGGCTCAACTCCAATGTCTGCACACTAATATTGTTCTCTCATTCTTAGTCTTAGTTTTAGTCTTAAGAATTTAAGAGACCATTTGATTGGACATTTAGACCAGCAGAGGTGAGAGGTCTGAGATGAGAACAACAGCCAACAAACTGTTCAAATCTCATGGATCTTTTGATGGTCGTTGATCCAGCTCGTGATCAGTTATCATTTTAATTCCTTGAAGATATAGGTTTAATTTTAGCGAAGGTTTTCCACTCTCACTTGTTatttaatatgtatttttttgcacCAGATTGAATGTCTTCTTGTCtcctttgtctttctgtgttttatgtattaACCTGGCGGTGAGACAAATTTCTCCTTGAGGGACTGCAAAGTTGAAGTTCAGGTTCAAGTAAACATGCAGATAGAGTGGgcagctagttagcttagcctagcaCAAAGACTAAAACAGGGCTCTGTCCAAAGGAAAATGGAGCTTTAACAAAACTCTTATAACCAGTTGTTTAATCTCTGTAGAGGTGTAAAGTGACTTTCTGTGTCCCTGTTTCAagcctttatgctaagctatgctaaccaAATGCTTTCACTGTTAAACTCTTAGCCCAATGATCCTATCACCAGTTGTTTATCTGTACAGAAgtgtaaaaatgaattaatttgcctctcTGTATTGAGCTTCATGCTTAGCTACCGATGGCATTTTAACATTCAGCCAACAGGGTTGACACTATCCTCTGATTTAGCTGTTAAGAGCTTTGAGCATATTTCCAAACATGCTAAATTTATGACCTAACTTTGATGACAATTGTTGGCGTCAGTCTTACTTTAATCCGTTTTCTACTTTGTCAATTATGAAACAGATTATCAGACCAGATACTGGATTGATCGAATTGCAATTATTTATTAACCACTCATGAAATTCTTCCAAAGATAGAAAGAAAGTGTTATCACAATAAAGAAAGAGTCTTAATTCTTCAGTCTTCAGTTCTTCAGTTGACATACGTTAATTAACAGAGAATAACATTCATAAATGTCCGTACATATATACATTAGTGTGTATAGAGCATCAGCATCTCCTAGCATGACTTCCATTCAGATGTTCCACTTTTGTTCCCAATAGGTCCCAATTGGTGGATCAAAAACATCCCACACATCTGGCTTCCACTGCAGAGCTCTAGTCTGGAATAATAAAGCAGTCCACAGACAGTTCACATCAAACATGTCCATCCGGGGGTTTCCGCCTGCTTACATCCACCTTGAGTGCAGCCATTTTGCCTCTAATGAGTCAATACCTGAGACTCTTCCGCTCTGGCTCTCATTGCCATTCAGTTTAGTCAAAATTCCTCTTGAAATGCTGCCACGTCCTGTTAGATTTTTGTGACAGTCTTGTAGTTCTTGATGAGAATCTCCAGCAGCTTGTATTTCCAGTCTAGTAGGTCTCCAATTTGACGCAGCTGATGTGCGCAGGCATCCAGAGTTTCAGGATAATCTGAGGGCAAAAGAGAGACAATTTGAGTATCAATGACATCACACAAGTATGCCTTTatgaagattaaataaaaacatgccagGTTAAATAAAATCTTCTTGCTTACTCACCATGGCTAGCCATTTCTGTGACAACAATGCTCCtcaaaagcaaagaaaacatttaaaagttcagtttttctTCCCCTCGGCGCTGTGAAAGCTCTCTGGTTGTTGTTTGACAAGAGGCAACAGGTTTGACCTATTGATAGCAGTGCCGGTGCTTAAATACTGTGTGTGACGTAACTTTGTGGCTGAGGAATCCCCGAAGGCTATAGCCAAGTTCCTCCCACACCGAGGTAGACGTCTGTGTTCACAGAATTGTTTTCTGACTCTTTTAATCAGCTGCATTATGTAAAACGTGAACCTACGTATTTTACAATTCGTAGAACACAACAGGTAGGATTACTGTGCTGTTTGTGCCAAAGGGtttgtgtttgcactttaaTGAAACATATACGTGTTTAAGGACACACATGAGCGGTTTAAGGACGGTAAAAGGGGTCATATAAAGACATTACATTTTAGATGTATGGAGCCTCAAATATCAAACAatacatgaaaatataaaaacaggtaATTTGGTCGAAAATGCTAAAAGCTCACACAATATAAGAAACTGAATGGATACTATCACCACATCATCCAAACTCTAAACTGTCTGATGACAACTTGTGCTGGAAATTGTCACAAGAACTTTCCTTCGATGCAACTGTTGTTTGGTCAGACCTCTCTCGACTCAGGTAATTCACATTtcaagcagctggtctgactcAGTTATTCCTCTCAGTCCAGGAttctttaaagaagaaaaagaaagcaaaaggaTCTGTGTGATGACTGAAAccgctttttaaacatgtatatGCTGAGTAGATTAAGTGACAgttgggtgtgtatgtgtgtgtgtgtgtgtgtgtgtgtgtgtgtgggggggggggggatctccCTGGGACATGATTTGGGATTATTTGAAGGTGGACGATTAAGTCTAAGTGTGCTCTCTGATTGGATCCTGACGTCCTGGAGCATCATTAATAGATGTGTATGACATGATTTGTCTTTGCTGTGACAAGCATTTTTTTACGTCATTGCTTTAATACccgacacattttttttctccctctttctgttgTATCTGCTGCTTTATTCGTAGATGTTCACTGGATTTATGCACCGGAGCATGCCTCCATGATACATGTATGCCATGTGTTTCTGTATCCTGGAAACCTAAGAGCGTGTATGGCcttgaaaaaatacaataacaatTTCAAAACTGGATCAAAATTGtacttaaattaaataatttttattttctttatttaaaacctTGAACAGTGTTGCATTTTCaggcaggaaaggagccacagggcaGATTTTAAACCTGGCCGTCTGCTCAGAGGACTACGGCCTCTttacatggggcacacgcaTTAACCACTAGGCTGCCTGCGCCCCACATTTTAGGAATCTATTAGAATGAATGTACTATATTAAAACATATTTGGATTGTCATTTTCAGGTTTATTTGATAATATCAGATTCTCTTCAAGTGAAATATATAGGTTTGTGAATTAGGTCACAACTACCATGGCAGgaagttaaaaacaaacctcCTACAGTGTGTCATGTGAAGCAAGATTTAAGCATGACAGATCACACTGATTAAGAGAGAAGATAGTTTTAACCTCACACTTATATAATCCCATAAAGTTTTACTGTTTTTGTCAGCGTAAGAACGGACAACAACAGTTCACAGGAGCATCGGTAGCTGATTTTGTGTCCTAAcgggtggtgatggtgataagATAATCGGACATTGGGGTTGTTTGCTGAATGTAGGCCATGTAACACTAACGTCATTTTATAGATTATATAAAGACTTAAACTGCTAAATAACCAGCATGGCATGTGATCAGAAGTTATATCACGTGATGTCTggacaacattaaaaacaacatttgtagACTGAGTTCATTTTGTCATCAGAGAGGCATTTCATAAAGCAACACTGCGTCTAACTACGTCACAAACAGCAGGGCTGTGACCTTAACCAACAGAAACTGAAAACTGATAGACTGAAATTTAGCAAAGTTTGCCAGGAAAGGGCCGAGGTCTGAATATTCTGCTCAGCATGTGCATCATAAACATGTCTCAGCTTGCCTGCAGCTATCTCTCTCCGTCTGCAGAAACAAGGAAGTTCCGGGGAAATAACAGCGACTGCAGTCAGGTGATCTGAGAGACATTGGCTGGAATAGAGTAAcatatgtttgttttatgtaagAAAACTGAATCATCGTGCATTGGAGTCAGTGACACACTTTTCAAAAAGATAGGGGGATTACAGGAAATTGAATACAGGAACTATATGACATTTGGGGAACCAAAACATAAGCATGACCTAAAATAACTGTAGGGAAATTCAGACTCTTTACAAGTACCAATAAGCCAATACATGTatgtaaaatattcaatttaaaataaataaataaagtgtaaCTGAAATGTGCCAAAAGCATCAAAGGTTGAACTAGTTATTCTGAAAAATCTGTGTTCTTAATTGTATTACAATATTTGTTCATTAATGCTTATCCAGTGCACTTTTAGCTActttataatattttttatatatggCTAACATTTTAAGAAAAGTGATTCCCAACCTGTAGCTCCAGACCTTAACGGTCCAATCAGAAGAAGACCTGATAAGATTAACGAGGCTGAATTTTTATCCAACCTTTGCTTTCCTCTTTAAATTGGTAATTTGATTATTGTATCTTTACAACAATAATAGAAACagatttaatatatatataggaCACACATAAAGTATGCAGGATGACGAGGTAAAGAACTTATCATAATACTTACATGAGGAGCTGTTCAGCTGTTAAATATAGCACATGTTTACATGAAGGACTATTAAATGTATTCATCTTCTTTGTAAAGAGACTATATATTAAAGATATCTGTGAACATTATATTTATTGTtgagaatgtttaaaatgatttttttcacactgGCCAATTACATCAAATATAACAAAAGTTTGTAGgacaataacaaaacattatAAGTTATTTTCCTTATCCTTATTATTACATTGATTCAGTATAACTATCTATTTCTTTAACGCCACTATAATGTAACAATTCAAAAGGAAAAGAGGACAGATGTCACGTGATATGATACGATACCATATGATACAATATTATATACCATACGAtacaatgcaacaagaaatcATACAATACGATAAGATACGATACGACGCAACAGCAAATTTTACAATACGAtacttattttttgtatttactcCTTGCCACTCCTTTTCGGACATGTCACTTAAATATTTAAGTGTCTGACCATTTCTTCTGCATTACAATTTTCACTGTTTATAATTATTACTTATGTTCCTAAATGCTCACATTTGTCTTATGTTAAATGTTTGGAATcaaaattcaaatcaaaatcaataCGATACAATAAAACATGATACGATAAGATACGATAAGATACGATAAGAAACGATaagatacgatacgatacgatacggtACGGTACGGTACGGTGCGATCCGA from Labrus bergylta chromosome 17, fLabBer1.1, whole genome shotgun sequence encodes the following:
- the LOC109997145 gene encoding Golgi phosphoprotein 3, coding for MAALTHRASGLVQRRTEAIRSAAADKERESDGEEDEVRRGEEEDDDKGDSKETRLTLMEEVLLLGLKDREGYTSFWNDCISSGLRGCMLVELALRGRLQLEACGVRRKSLLSRKVICKSDAPTGDVLLDEALKHVKETQPPETVQSWIELLSGETWNPLKLHYQLRNVRERLAKNLVEKGVLTTEKQNFLLFDMTTHPLTNSTIKQRLVKKVQDSVLEKWVNDPNRMDKRILALILLAHSSDVLENAFAPLQDEQYDLGMKRVHTLLELEPEKESAKPNANELMWAVVAAFTK